A stretch of Vigna angularis cultivar LongXiaoDou No.4 chromosome 4, ASM1680809v1, whole genome shotgun sequence DNA encodes these proteins:
- the LOC108331388 gene encoding RPM1 interacting protein 13: MEEITVNGKSSGLLWIKEETPTRTLVCFRKEDMKRFEETEDCFILDFDPYDSFDFSVLSLDDKNNHQGDASKDVYIVGENSKVVACRDYPHPRHLCIKFPFTATPHDSYCELCYCRVCGIRAPCKHWTRSTSPHCDEVYHRDIFADLFEVL; this comes from the exons ATGGAAGAGATAACGGTGAATGGAAAAAGTTCAGGCCTTCTATGGATAAAGGAGGAGACTCCAACCAGAACCCTAGTCTGTTTTAGAAAAGAGGACATGAAACGTTTCGAGGAAACTGAGGATTGTTTCATCTTAGATTTCGACCCATATGACTCATTCGACTTCTCCGTGCTTTCCTTGGACGACAAAAATAACCACCAAGGTGATGCCTCTAAAGATGTCTACATTGTTGGTGAAAACAGTAAG GTGGTAGCTTGCAGGGATTACCCTCATCCAAGACATCTGTGTATTAAATTTCCGTTTACCGCAACACCTCACGATAGCTATTGTGAACTg TGTTACTGTCGTGTATGTGGCATACGTGCTCCTTGTAAGCATTGGACCCGATCAACGTCTCCACACTGTGATGAAGTCTATCATAGGGATATTTTTGCAGATTTGTTTGAAGTTTTATGA
- the LOC108330339 gene encoding RPM1 interacting protein 13 — MEEEITVNGKSSVLIRLKDTPPRVCSRKEDMKRLDETEDCFVLDFDPHDSLDDKNSHQGDASKDFYIVSENGKVACRDYPHPRHLCVKFPFTTTPHQSYCELCYCRVCGIRAPCKHWTQSKSPHCDELYDDVPGEWDLEVDLLAGLHDCAGADFVGLSLGGYFVQPWLPTVEDTALLHQ; from the exons atggaagaagagatAACGGTGAATGGAAAAAGTTCAGTCCTTATAAGGCTAAAGGATACTCCGCCCAGAGTCTGTTCGAGAAAAGAAGACATGAAACGTTTAGACGAAACTGAGGATTGTTTCGTGTTAGATTTCGACCCACATGACTCGTTGGACGACAAAAATAGCCACCAAGGTGATGCCTCTAAGGATTTCTACATTGTTAGTGAAAACGGTAAG GTAGCTTGCAGGGATTACCCACATCCAAGACATCTGTGTGTTAAATTTCCGTTTACCACAACACCTCACCAGAGCTATTGCGAACTg TGTTACTGTCGTGTATGTGGCATACGTGCTCCTTGTAAGCATTGGACCCAATCAAAGTCTCCACACTGTGATGAA ttgTATGATGATGTTCCTGGGGAATGGG ATCTTGAAGTTGATCTTCTTGCTGGTCTTCATGATTGTGCTGGGGCTGATTTTGTTGGTTTGTCGTTGGGAGGATACTTTGTGCAGCCGTGGCTGCCAACGGTGGAAGATACTGCATTATTGCACCAATAA